From Ramlibacter tataouinensis, the proteins below share one genomic window:
- a CDS encoding 3-deoxy-7-phosphoheptulonate synthase, giving the protein MSDECAAPFQAPNKMLPHTTQVDDVRIREVRPLISAALLQHELPADARLQVFIEEMRREVAGVVHGRDPRLLVIVGPCSIHDRDQTLEYARQLKELSDTLRDDLLIVMRVYFEKPRTTVGWKGYINDPRLDGSFRINEGLRCARELLLEIAHLGLPAGTEFLDLLSPQYIADLVCWGAIGARTTESPSHRQLASGLSCSIGFKNGTDGSVQVAADALTACRSPHAFMGMTKMGQVAIFETAGNEDSHVILRGGTRGPNYGPADIDAACAVLTRSGVQERLMVDCSHANSRKDYRKQVDVATSIAEQVERGDWRILGVMIESHLHEGRQDLKPGVPLLPGVSITDACIGWERTEQVMRELASAARARTTKINNRMKS; this is encoded by the coding sequence ATGAGCGACGAATGCGCAGCGCCTTTCCAGGCGCCGAACAAGATGCTTCCGCATACCACGCAGGTGGACGACGTTCGTATTCGCGAGGTTCGGCCGCTAATCTCCGCGGCGCTACTGCAACATGAGCTGCCGGCAGACGCTCGACTGCAGGTCTTTATCGAGGAGATGCGACGTGAAGTTGCCGGAGTTGTGCACGGTCGGGACCCGCGCTTACTCGTAATCGTGGGTCCGTGCTCGATCCACGATCGTGACCAGACGCTGGAATATGCCCGACAACTGAAGGAGCTCTCGGACACTCTGCGCGACGACCTGCTGATCGTCATGCGTGTGTATTTCGAGAAGCCACGCACCACGGTCGGCTGGAAGGGCTACATCAATGATCCGCGCCTGGACGGTAGCTTCCGAATTAACGAGGGCCTGCGCTGTGCGCGAGAGTTGCTGCTGGAGATCGCGCACCTCGGGCTACCGGCGGGAACTGAGTTCCTCGACCTGCTCAGTCCGCAGTACATCGCGGATCTCGTGTGCTGGGGCGCGATTGGAGCCCGCACGACGGAAAGCCCGAGCCATCGCCAGCTCGCATCGGGCCTGAGCTGCTCGATTGGTTTTAAGAACGGAACCGACGGAAGTGTGCAGGTGGCGGCTGATGCGCTCACGGCCTGTCGATCGCCTCACGCGTTCATGGGCATGACAAAGATGGGCCAGGTCGCGATCTTCGAAACCGCCGGCAACGAGGACAGCCACGTGATCCTGCGTGGCGGCACGCGCGGCCCGAACTACGGGCCCGCCGATATCGACGCGGCATGTGCGGTTCTTACGAGGTCCGGTGTGCAAGAACGCCTGATGGTCGACTGCTCGCACGCCAATTCTCGAAAGGATTACCGCAAGCAGGTGGATGTGGCGACGTCGATCGCCGAGCAAGTCGAGCGCGGCGACTGGCGCATCCTGGGCGTGATGATCGAAAGCCATTTGCATGAAGGCCGCCAGGACTTGAAGCCGGGCGTGCCGCTGCTGCCCGGCGTGTCTATCACAGATGCCTGCATCGGCTGGGAGCGGACTGAGCAGGTGATGCGCGAGCTCGCGTCAGCTGCGCGTGCCCGCACCACGAAGATCAACAATCGAATGAAGTCATGA
- a CDS encoding alpha/beta fold hydrolase: MESTFFEAVTLSGRIRVEACGPTHAPALLIAVIGTSRGFGPGPSLAYREALGQKYRLVFWDYPPGPFGGERAGDAPPMTPSRVVDDYIAVADIAGIQKFAYFGYSFGGNSGLQLAMRHPDRLTALAIGGWPAMEGGFGAMLAGSRGLYESSVDSEKYPEFAAALPTDPVQRQRIVNQYLNFVEYYEVLQDFDDAAQRSLAMSLKMPRLNFADALDVVGTLGPGAEIGPRLIRNEAELRSMGWATRVLHVAKDSATAHFVAMDAGVVAPLLDEFLTQVL; encoded by the coding sequence GTGGAATCGACGTTCTTTGAAGCGGTCACGCTTAGCGGCCGCATTCGCGTGGAAGCATGCGGGCCTACGCATGCACCCGCGCTCTTGATTGCAGTGATAGGCACATCTCGTGGATTCGGCCCAGGACCCAGCCTGGCGTACCGCGAGGCATTGGGGCAGAAGTACCGCTTGGTCTTCTGGGACTATCCTCCGGGCCCCTTCGGCGGTGAACGCGCTGGCGATGCTCCTCCAATGACCCCGTCGCGCGTAGTTGACGATTACATCGCCGTTGCCGATATCGCTGGCATCCAGAAGTTCGCGTACTTCGGATACTCATTCGGAGGCAACTCGGGTCTTCAGCTCGCAATGCGTCATCCGGACCGCCTCACTGCCTTGGCTATTGGCGGATGGCCTGCCATGGAGGGAGGTTTTGGTGCCATGCTTGCCGGATCCCGCGGGCTGTACGAAAGCAGCGTGGACTCCGAGAAGTATCCGGAGTTCGCTGCAGCGCTGCCAACGGATCCAGTACAGCGCCAGCGTATCGTGAACCAGTATCTCAATTTCGTTGAGTATTATGAGGTGCTCCAAGACTTCGATGACGCTGCGCAACGGAGCCTGGCGATGTCCCTCAAGATGCCACGCTTGAACTTCGCCGATGCATTGGATGTTGTAGGCACCTTGGGGCCTGGCGCGGAGATCGGACCGAGGCTGATTCGCAACGAAGCGGAGCTCAGGTCCATGGGCTGGGCAACTCGCGTATTGCATGTCGCGAAGGACTCTGCGACTGCTCACTTTGTGGCAATGGACGCCGGCGTTGTTGCTCCCCTGCTTGACGAGTTCCTCACGCAAGTACTCTGA
- a CDS encoding TonB-dependent receptor: MCVGHQAFAQQASPAPSSVALDAVTVTTNKRPQLQREVAGSVSTVDGADLENRGSKDQEDVFKLTPGVQFTKGEPTTSSVTIRGIGTSNCAICGGVVQGTTGFYLEDVPLTDPYGSSSVLDLYPFDLDRIEVLRGPQGALYGSSSLGGAVRYLVAKPNLKAMEASVLVNGTQVSGGSAGYSAFAMLNTPLGDSSAAARFVVFDRKDGGYVDNLGTGKTDANELRQRGGRVGVTVKPTRDLSITGMLLTQEVKTGDTSAVSPDPTKLEISTPTATTLKSRLDFGNLQADYDLGPVMLTSITGFWRKEGDLHYDSTRIYQDLGTGFGLPRLPVVVAPTITTYRAGSEEFRVSSNQPGPLSFVAGAFYQRTEYRADGSILAPGGTALWGALGTILIPNDTIGVTNGSAETSEKALFADGEYSFGNGWSAGLGARWYRTTVASDLSLTLLGMPSAATGSTSESGTTPKATIKYRFGDNLWYALYSEGYRFGGVNPVGTFKPFNSDSLKNYETGVRLAPAKNLLLDVTAFYMDWSDAQVNSFDTSGPIPLSIVANVGKATNKGLEVALDYRATGSLRLNAAVAYTDAKTAADFPSGAVPGAIVPTGSRLPGTPHFQSVLSANYSFDGPWESRATAFATHSYVGSRTMDIDGIRSAPGYGTLDVGIRFVRDNWTLGLNLANVFNERGIVGLFGGVPGVPYTDYYLQRPRTFTASLRWDM, from the coding sequence ATGTGCGTCGGTCATCAGGCCTTTGCACAGCAAGCTTCGCCCGCACCCTCCAGCGTGGCCCTGGACGCGGTCACGGTGACTACCAACAAACGTCCTCAGCTCCAGCGGGAAGTCGCGGGATCGGTTTCCACGGTCGATGGCGCCGATCTTGAGAATCGAGGCTCGAAGGATCAGGAGGATGTCTTCAAGCTGACTCCGGGCGTTCAGTTTACGAAAGGTGAGCCCACCACCTCCAGCGTGACCATTCGCGGAATTGGCACGTCCAACTGCGCCATCTGTGGGGGCGTGGTCCAGGGAACGACCGGCTTCTACCTCGAAGACGTTCCCCTCACTGACCCGTACGGTTCGTCGTCGGTCCTTGATCTCTATCCTTTTGACCTGGATCGCATCGAGGTGCTCAGGGGCCCGCAGGGCGCTCTCTACGGATCCTCCTCTCTTGGTGGAGCCGTTCGATATCTCGTTGCCAAGCCGAACCTGAAGGCGATGGAAGCATCTGTGCTGGTCAACGGGACCCAGGTTTCTGGAGGCAGCGCCGGCTACTCGGCATTCGCGATGCTGAACACGCCCCTGGGGGACAGTTCCGCGGCGGCTCGCTTCGTTGTATTCGACCGGAAAGACGGCGGCTATGTGGACAACCTTGGAACCGGAAAAACGGACGCGAACGAGCTGCGCCAGCGCGGTGGCCGTGTTGGGGTAACAGTAAAGCCGACTCGGGATCTGTCGATTACGGGCATGCTCCTCACGCAAGAGGTCAAGACCGGCGATACGTCTGCAGTGTCGCCGGACCCGACCAAGCTGGAGATCAGCACTCCGACTGCTACAACGCTCAAGTCGCGGCTAGACTTTGGCAACCTGCAGGCCGACTACGACCTTGGCCCGGTGATGCTCACCTCCATCACCGGCTTTTGGCGAAAGGAAGGCGATCTCCACTACGACTCGACGCGCATCTACCAGGATCTGGGTACGGGCTTTGGCTTGCCGCGTCTCCCCGTCGTCGTCGCGCCCACCATCACGACCTACAGGGCAGGCTCTGAGGAGTTCAGGGTCAGTTCCAACCAGCCAGGACCACTCTCATTCGTCGCAGGCGCGTTCTATCAGCGGACCGAGTACCGCGCCGACGGTTCGATCTTGGCTCCGGGAGGAACCGCCTTGTGGGGTGCCCTGGGTACCATCCTTATTCCGAACGACACCATCGGGGTGACCAACGGATCAGCAGAAACGTCCGAGAAGGCTCTTTTTGCCGATGGTGAGTACTCATTCGGCAACGGTTGGAGCGCCGGTCTTGGTGCACGATGGTATCGCACGACCGTTGCGAGCGATCTCTCTCTGACGCTTCTCGGTATGCCCAGTGCTGCAACTGGGAGCACTTCCGAGTCCGGCACCACACCGAAGGCGACGATCAAGTACCGTTTCGGTGACAACCTGTGGTACGCACTCTATAGCGAGGGTTATCGGTTCGGTGGAGTTAACCCCGTCGGGACGTTCAAGCCATTCAACTCGGACAGTCTGAAGAACTACGAAACTGGGGTGCGACTAGCCCCTGCCAAGAATCTCCTGCTCGACGTCACCGCCTTCTACATGGACTGGTCGGACGCCCAGGTGAACTCGTTCGATACCAGTGGACCGATTCCGCTGTCGATCGTTGCGAACGTGGGCAAGGCCACCAACAAGGGCCTCGAAGTCGCTCTGGACTACCGTGCAACCGGATCGCTTCGCCTCAACGCGGCGGTCGCATACACTGACGCGAAAACCGCAGCGGACTTCCCCAGCGGTGCCGTGCCAGGAGCGATCGTTCCCACCGGATCCAGACTTCCCGGGACGCCTCATTTCCAGTCCGTGCTATCAGCTAACTACTCCTTTGACGGCCCGTGGGAGTCCAGAGCCACAGCCTTCGCGACGCACTCCTATGTCGGGTCTCGCACCATGGACATCGACGGAATCCGCAGCGCCCCCGGCTACGGGACCCTTGACGTAGGCATTCGTTTCGTCCGAGACAATTGGACACTCGGGCTCAACTTGGCAAACGTTTTCAACGAGCGCGGGATTGTTGGTCTCTTTGGTGGCGTGCCTGGGGTTCCCTACACCGACTACTACCTGCAGCGGCCGCGGACATTCACCGCGTCCCTGCGGTGGGACATGTAG